From one Lolium rigidum isolate FL_2022 chromosome 4, APGP_CSIRO_Lrig_0.1, whole genome shotgun sequence genomic stretch:
- the LOC124649024 gene encoding auxin-responsive protein IAA16-like isoform X2 has translation MAWNGSGDEESGLELSLGLPGYFSGSQGQAGSKEERNRGATGVKGRSNGSKTRTLAAAAPVVGWPPVRSFRRNLASSSASKRPPADPRNGADDKAGYKGLFVKVNMDGVPIGRKVDLKAQGDYGNLSVAVDRLFRDLLAAQRDQRSCAEGKQPAITGLLDGSGEYTLVYEDDEGDQMLVGDVPWDMFIATAKRLRVLRSSDLNAPSLRAALSRKRGAADQC, from the exons atgGCTTGGAATGGCTCCGGCGACGAGGAGAGCGGGCTTGAGCTGAGCCTCGGGTTGCCTGGTTACTTCTCCGGATCACAAGGCCAAGCAG GTTCCAAGGAGGAGAGGAACCGTGGTGCTACTGGGGTAAAGGGTAGAAGCAACGGCTCAAAGACAAG AACGCTAGCGGCCGCGGCTCCAGTTGTGGGGTGGCCTCCGGTGCGCTCGTTCCGGCGGAacctggcctcctcctcggcgtccaAGCGGCCGCCCGCCGACCCACGCAACGGCGCCGACGACAAGGCCGGCTACAAGGGCCTGTTCGTGAAGGTGAACATGGACGGCGTCCCCATCGGCCGGAAGGTGGACCTGAAGGCACAAGGCGACTACGGCAACCTCTCCGTCGCCGTCGACCGCCTCTTCCGGGACCTCCTCGCCG CTCAACGGGATCAGAGGTCCTGCGCGGAGGGGAAACAGCCGGCGATCACCGGACTGCTGGACGGCAGCGGCGAGTACACACTGGTGTACGAGGACGACGAGGGCGACCAGATGCTGGTCGGGGACGTCCCATGGGA CATGTTCATCGCCACCGCCAAGAGGCTGCGTGTGCTGCGGAGCTCGGATCTGAACGCGCCCTCG CTACGAGCGGCGCTGAGCCGGAAGAGGGGAGCAGCTGATCAGTGCTGA
- the LOC124649024 gene encoding auxin-responsive protein IAA16-like isoform X1, producing MAWNGSGDEESGLELSLGLPGYFSGSQGQAGSKEERNRGATGVKGRSNGSKTSRTLAAAAPVVGWPPVRSFRRNLASSSASKRPPADPRNGADDKAGYKGLFVKVNMDGVPIGRKVDLKAQGDYGNLSVAVDRLFRDLLAAQRDQRSCAEGKQPAITGLLDGSGEYTLVYEDDEGDQMLVGDVPWDMFIATAKRLRVLRSSDLNAPSLRAALSRKRGAADQC from the exons atgGCTTGGAATGGCTCCGGCGACGAGGAGAGCGGGCTTGAGCTGAGCCTCGGGTTGCCTGGTTACTTCTCCGGATCACAAGGCCAAGCAG GTTCCAAGGAGGAGAGGAACCGTGGTGCTACTGGGGTAAAGGGTAGAAGCAACGGCTCAAAGACAAG CAGAACGCTAGCGGCCGCGGCTCCAGTTGTGGGGTGGCCTCCGGTGCGCTCGTTCCGGCGGAacctggcctcctcctcggcgtccaAGCGGCCGCCCGCCGACCCACGCAACGGCGCCGACGACAAGGCCGGCTACAAGGGCCTGTTCGTGAAGGTGAACATGGACGGCGTCCCCATCGGCCGGAAGGTGGACCTGAAGGCACAAGGCGACTACGGCAACCTCTCCGTCGCCGTCGACCGCCTCTTCCGGGACCTCCTCGCCG CTCAACGGGATCAGAGGTCCTGCGCGGAGGGGAAACAGCCGGCGATCACCGGACTGCTGGACGGCAGCGGCGAGTACACACTGGTGTACGAGGACGACGAGGGCGACCAGATGCTGGTCGGGGACGTCCCATGGGA CATGTTCATCGCCACCGCCAAGAGGCTGCGTGTGCTGCGGAGCTCGGATCTGAACGCGCCCTCG CTACGAGCGGCGCTGAGCCGGAAGAGGGGAGCAGCTGATCAGTGCTGA